One window of the Candidatus Zixiibacteriota bacterium genome contains the following:
- a CDS encoding HNH endonuclease, which produces MPNLLNHNVLVLNQNYEPLSVCTARRAMILMLLGKAELIETHDGIRIHSISTSFPLPSVVRLERFIKAPRKRILLTRKNVLLRDGYVCSYCGSTKGPMTVDHIVPKNLGGADTWENLACACDRCNNKKGDQTPTQAGMKLLRKPTRPNHITYIQRFVGVTDNRWKQYLFME; this is translated from the coding sequence ATGCCTAACCTACTTAACCATAACGTGCTGGTTCTAAATCAGAACTACGAGCCGCTGTCGGTCTGCACCGCCCGGCGAGCCATGATTCTTATGTTGCTCGGAAAGGCCGAACTTATTGAGACCCACGACGGCATCAGGATTCATTCTATCTCGACTTCTTTCCCGCTCCCGTCCGTGGTTCGGCTGGAAAGATTCATTAAGGCCCCGCGCAAAAGGATTCTATTGACCCGCAAGAATGTTCTTCTTCGCGACGGCTACGTCTGCAGTTATTGCGGCTCCACCAAGGGGCCGATGACCGTGGACCATATCGTCCCCAAGAATCTCGGCGGCGCCGACACCTGGGAAAATCTGGCCTGCGCCTGCGACCGTTGCAACAACAAGAAAGGGGATCAGACGCCGACCCAGGCCGGTATGAAGCTTCTCCGGAAGCCCACCCGCCCCAATCATATTACATATATCCAGCGCTTTGTCGGGGTTACCGACAACCGTTGGAAACAATATCTATTCATGGAGTAA
- a CDS encoding hypothetical protein (Evidence 5 : Unknown function) encodes MRRPMVTALAEEAAKYGTIVIAINRPLCPFTTIFRKPGRIRELMGRARPKKLHENLYLYSPRYFLHDFVAGKSGLLESINLAILRRGLRRILGRLDITEIAPIVWYYYPQQGYVTRLFPGSFNIYEIYDNLTDIQGREIPYLVSMEKRWRGAVDLVLTANEDIFNRYGRKYEIAWVFGNGLARDIFEKLVSDRSESWPGADKIGRPRVGYAGMVSDRLDWELIRKLAGERPNWQFVFAGRIDDAGIPGEFNSFKNVHFTGEYKHEMVPAILGSFDAAILPYRDNDFFHSFKPLKFYEYAAAGLPTVSTRSDELKLFSAEFVKNVPGKTDKWLEAIETQLRADRSRMKEIGREIASRHIWDNMGAELLSKLKKHLESL; translated from the coding sequence ATGCGGCGCCCGATGGTGACGGCCCTGGCAGAAGAAGCGGCAAAATATGGGACGATTGTCATTGCCATCAATCGTCCGCTCTGTCCGTTTACGACAATCTTCCGCAAACCGGGACGTATCAGGGAACTTATGGGAAGGGCCCGTCCGAAGAAGCTCCACGAAAACCTTTATCTTTATTCGCCGCGATATTTTCTTCATGATTTCGTGGCGGGTAAATCCGGTCTGCTGGAATCTATCAACCTTGCTATCCTGAGACGCGGATTAAGGCGCATTTTGGGTCGTCTCGATATCACAGAAATAGCGCCGATAGTATGGTACTACTACCCCCAGCAAGGGTATGTCACACGGCTTTTTCCGGGGAGTTTTAATATTTACGAGATTTATGATAATCTGACCGATATTCAAGGGCGGGAAATTCCCTATTTGGTTTCCATGGAAAAAAGATGGCGCGGCGCGGTGGACCTGGTTCTAACCGCCAACGAGGATATTTTCAATCGCTATGGCAGGAAGTATGAAATCGCATGGGTGTTCGGCAACGGCTTAGCCAGGGATATTTTTGAAAAACTGGTGTCGGACCGGAGTGAGTCGTGGCCGGGGGCCGATAAGATCGGACGGCCCCGCGTAGGTTATGCGGGTATGGTATCCGACCGGCTTGACTGGGAGTTAATCCGTAAATTGGCCGGGGAAAGACCGAACTGGCAATTCGTTTTTGCGGGTCGCATCGATGACGCCGGGATTCCCGGGGAATTTAATTCCTTCAAGAACGTTCACTTTACCGGCGAGTATAAGCATGAAATGGTTCCGGCAATTTTGGGCAGTTTCGATGCGGCCATTTTGCCGTACCGGGATAATGATTTTTTCCACAGTTTTAAGCCGTTGAAATTTTATGAATATGCCGCGGCCGGTTTGCCGACGGTTTCGACCCGCAGCGATGAACTTAAATTATTTTCGGCGGAATTCGTGAAAAATGTTCCGGGCAAAACCGACAAATGGCTCGAGGCGATTGAGACGCAGCTACGGGCCGACCGCTCCAGGATGAAGGAAATCGGGCGGGAGATCGCTTCGCGGCATATCTGGGACAATATGGGCGCGGAACTTCTATCGAAATTGAAAAAGCATCTCGAGTCACTTTGA
- a CDS encoding conserved hypothetical protein (Evidence 4 : Unknown function but conserved in other organisms), protein MRYLALKISFLICFLYTIAGAVDSTGIIQREYFIFHFDNPIFVSTADSALNAARGQLIGLLNDSLDYRPDIYISDNLEEFKKVVGSAFPDWGAAAALPYRRLIAIKSPAHFRLGKPLRELLIHEYAHLALAHRLGLVQAPRWLDEGLAMRLSAEWGWEQNLSMSRAAIFNAFVPLRQIDRMNLFTEGEAQIAYSESYLAVKYLLDSYGRETFNLFLNKLKEGKDTDEALFAATGSHYDDFEKEFFDYLHNRYNLMTFFGDTIYFWSILGLIVIVAAVLSFFRRKKKYKEWEEEEKYQSRDFDYGNPDDPEEIDDDDKPWS, encoded by the coding sequence ATGCGATACCTGGCTTTGAAAATATCATTTCTTATTTGCTTTCTATATACAATTGCCGGGGCGGTCGATTCGACAGGAATTATTCAGAGAGAATATTTTATTTTTCACTTTGATAATCCGATTTTTGTGAGCACAGCCGATTCCGCTCTGAATGCGGCCCGCGGACAACTGATTGGCCTTCTGAACGATTCGCTCGATTACCGCCCTGACATTTACATTTCGGATAATTTGGAGGAGTTCAAGAAGGTGGTGGGGTCGGCGTTTCCCGATTGGGGGGCGGCCGCGGCGCTCCCGTACCGGCGCCTGATAGCGATCAAATCGCCGGCTCATTTCCGGCTGGGCAAACCGCTGCGCGAACTGCTTATTCATGAATACGCCCATCTGGCGCTGGCGCATCGGCTTGGATTGGTGCAGGCCCCGCGCTGGCTCGATGAAGGTCTGGCGATGCGGCTTTCGGCGGAGTGGGGCTGGGAACAGAACCTGTCGATGTCGCGGGCGGCGATATTCAACGCTTTCGTGCCGTTGCGGCAAATCGATCGAATGAATCTTTTTACCGAGGGGGAGGCCCAGATCGCCTATTCGGAATCATACCTGGCGGTGAAATATCTACTGGACAGTTACGGCCGGGAAACGTTTAATTTGTTTTTGAACAAACTGAAAGAGGGGAAAGATACCGATGAGGCGCTTTTCGCCGCCACGGGATCGCATTATGATGACTTTGAAAAAGAGTTTTTCGACTATCTGCATAACAGGTACAACCTGATGACTTTTTTCGGTGACACCATTTATTTCTGGTCGATCCTCGGCTTGATCGTAATCGTTGCGGCCGTGCTCAGTTTTTTCAGGCGCAAGAAGAAATACAAAGAGTGGGAGGAAGAGGAAAAATATCAATCCCGCGACTTCGATTACGGTAATCCCGACGACCCGGAAGAGATCGACGATGACGATAAGCCATGGTCTTGA
- a CDS encoding putative Lipid A biosynthesis acyltransferase (Evidence 3 : Putative function from multiple computational evidences), with protein sequence MTISHGLEYLGVRLLTGLVQILPARVADWKAILLGNLAYYILTSRRRIARANLKRAFPGEKDDREITRIVKGVFVNIARTSVEFARQPKLKRDRILDMVTCEGKEHLDRVVKEGKGAMLISGHFGNWELLGAWLAAVGYNVDFLVGEQHNPYVDRLLVSFREAVGVGIIPVGVASRHVFKALRVGRMVAVVSDQHSASGGEIVQFFGRPASTPKGPAAFAVKVGCPILCGGLVRLGYNRHHAIITPPIYPPATGNDEQDIHRMTQEYTSRFEAIIREHPEQWMWTHRRWKVD encoded by the coding sequence ATGACGATAAGCCATGGTCTTGAATATTTAGGGGTCCGTCTTCTGACCGGGCTCGTGCAGATTCTTCCGGCTCGAGTTGCCGATTGGAAGGCAATCTTACTGGGGAATCTGGCCTATTATATACTGACATCACGGCGTCGGATCGCCCGCGCCAATTTGAAACGGGCCTTTCCAGGCGAAAAGGATGACCGGGAAATAACGCGTATTGTCAAAGGGGTTTTTGTCAATATCGCCCGGACCTCGGTGGAATTTGCGCGGCAGCCGAAATTGAAGCGAGATCGAATTCTCGATATGGTCACCTGCGAAGGGAAAGAGCATCTCGATCGGGTCGTCAAGGAGGGGAAGGGGGCGATGCTCATTTCGGGGCATTTTGGCAACTGGGAATTATTGGGGGCGTGGCTGGCAGCGGTGGGATATAACGTTGATTTTCTCGTCGGGGAGCAGCATAATCCGTACGTGGACCGCCTGCTGGTGTCGTTTCGGGAAGCCGTCGGAGTGGGCATTATCCCGGTCGGAGTGGCGAGCCGTCACGTATTCAAGGCGCTTCGCGTCGGGCGCATGGTGGCAGTCGTATCCGACCAACATTCCGCATCGGGCGGAGAGATTGTGCAGTTCTTCGGACGCCCGGCATCGACCCCTAAAGGGCCGGCGGCGTTCGCGGTGAAAGTCGGCTGTCCGATTCTCTGCGGCGGTCTGGTGCGTCTGGGTTACAATCGTCATCATGCCATAATAACGCCTCCCATTTACCCGCCGGCCACCGGGAACGATGAACAGGATATTCACCGGATGACCCAGGAATACACTTCGCGGTTTGAAGCGATTATCAGAGAGCATCCGGAACAGTGGATGTGGACCCATCGCCGCTGGAAGGTTGACTGA
- a CDS encoding putative ADP-heptose--LPS heptosyltransferase 2 (Evidence 3 : Putative function from multiple computational evidences) gives MSKIIIRTPNHLGDCLMALPAVEALAGECRDDQITLLGPDWADKIYGQVPEISFIPIAGYRLHGVQAISYQTPVVRQERFDRGLLLTPSFSSALIFFRGRVKERYGYAGEGRRILLNHTLEYAHDIVIHRSQRYIHLAEFFLDRKLSQGRPLMKFPATDMAGAEKIMFEFKIDARIPLVAIAPQAVAESRRWGVDKYAQLADRLVRRYDCQIILLGTKAEAPAGSEVARNNRRIFNLCGLTDIGSAAALLSRVLLFVGNDSGLAHLAAAVDIPIVVLSGADNPAETSPLSDKKTVIIKEHLECISCVKNVCPKRGEAFMRCMKEISVEEVFNAGQKLIEPYFK, from the coding sequence ATGAGCAAAATAATAATCAGAACGCCCAACCATCTCGGGGATTGCCTGATGGCGCTTCCGGCAGTGGAAGCGCTGGCCGGGGAGTGCCGGGATGATCAAATTACACTTTTGGGGCCGGATTGGGCCGACAAGATTTATGGCCAGGTACCAGAGATCAGTTTCATTCCGATAGCAGGATACCGGTTGCACGGCGTTCAAGCGATATCCTATCAAACGCCCGTGGTTCGCCAGGAGCGATTTGACAGAGGGCTTCTTTTGACACCGTCGTTTTCGTCGGCTTTGATCTTTTTCCGCGGGAGGGTAAAAGAGAGATACGGATATGCCGGAGAGGGGCGCCGGATTCTTTTGAATCATACTCTGGAATATGCGCATGACATAGTCATCCATCGCTCCCAGCGCTATATCCATCTGGCCGAGTTTTTTCTTGATAGGAAATTGAGTCAGGGCCGTCCGCTTATGAAATTTCCCGCGACTGATATGGCCGGCGCCGAGAAAATTATGTTCGAGTTCAAAATTGACGCCAGAATTCCGTTAGTCGCAATCGCTCCGCAGGCGGTGGCGGAATCGCGGCGCTGGGGGGTTGATAAATATGCTCAACTGGCCGATCGCCTGGTGCGTCGTTATGACTGTCAGATAATCCTTCTGGGGACCAAAGCGGAAGCGCCCGCCGGAAGTGAGGTGGCCCGTAACAACCGTCGCATCTTCAATCTTTGCGGACTTACCGACATCGGTTCGGCCGCGGCCCTGTTGTCCCGGGTGCTGCTTTTTGTCGGCAATGATTCGGGGCTGGCGCATCTGGCCGCCGCCGTAGATATTCCAATTGTAGTTCTGTCGGGGGCCGACAATCCGGCGGAAACATCGCCATTGTCGGACAAGAAGACCGTCATCATCAAGGAACACCTGGAATGTATTTCCTGTGTAAAGAATGTCTGCCCGAAGCGCGGCGAGGCCTTCATGCGCTGTATGAAGGAGATTTCGGTGGAGGAAGTTTTCAACGCCGGCCAGAAATTGATTGAGCCATATTTCAAATGA
- a CDS encoding putative PfkB protein (Evidence 3 : Putative function from multiple computational evidences) has product MKIGLIGSINRDTVHLADKTVKRGWGGMLYNLVTLSHLIGKRAEIFPVCHIGRDSWGEINAILRQLPGVRTDYVHRVPEKNNHCHLTYLPDGEKTEVLEGGVRPLRYDDVAALLDSDIILVNYISGRDIHLKSLQKLRRNYSGPILMDIHSSTLGKRKNGTRFFRRPPHWEEMVIAADYLQMNRRELAILNGRPEWPLSAEMKLEDEARFIYRRLQSVRRTIKDRSLIITAGIDGCYIITAGARGLTIEHIPPVRRVKGGDATGCGDCFSAGMAAALVRGKGLRDAAEQGNRAAYGRITGHIIYELLQSN; this is encoded by the coding sequence ATGAAAATCGGTCTCATCGGAAGTATCAATCGCGATACGGTGCACCTGGCCGACAAAACTGTGAAGCGCGGTTGGGGCGGCATGCTGTACAACCTGGTTACGCTGTCGCATTTGATCGGTAAGAGGGCGGAAATATTTCCGGTTTGCCATATCGGCCGGGACTCGTGGGGAGAAATTAATGCGATACTTCGGCAATTACCCGGCGTTCGAACCGATTATGTACACAGGGTCCCCGAGAAGAATAATCATTGTCATCTGACCTATCTGCCGGACGGTGAAAAGACCGAAGTACTCGAGGGCGGAGTGCGCCCGCTTCGATATGATGATGTGGCGGCGCTTCTCGATTCCGATATCATTCTGGTGAACTATATATCGGGACGGGATATTCATCTGAAGTCGCTTCAAAAATTAAGGCGCAATTATTCCGGTCCGATTCTTATGGATATCCATTCTTCAACCCTGGGCAAAAGGAAGAATGGCACCCGTTTTTTCCGCCGCCCTCCGCATTGGGAAGAAATGGTCATTGCCGCGGATTATCTCCAGATGAACCGCCGCGAACTCGCCATTCTTAACGGGCGGCCGGAATGGCCCCTATCCGCTGAGATGAAATTGGAGGATGAGGCTCGATTTATCTACCGTCGGCTCCAATCTGTAAGAAGGACTATCAAGGATAGAAGTTTGATTATCACGGCCGGAATTGATGGATGCTACATTATCACGGCAGGGGCAAGAGGATTGACCATAGAGCACATTCCGCCGGTTAGGAGAGTCAAAGGAGGAGACGCCACCGGGTGCGGCGATTGTTTCAGCGCGGGGATGGCGGCGGCCCTGGTCCGGGGCAAGGGACTCCGGGACGCAGCGGAGCAGGGCAACAGAGCCGCATACGGCAGAATTACAGGTCATATAATTTACGAATTACTTCAATCTAATTAA
- a CDS encoding hypothetical protein (Evidence 5 : Unknown function), with product MQVTAVTIGNFPYNFETKNIKRHFAPGSSGTNYPWDINLSICAMSISR from the coding sequence GTGCAGGTAACGGCCGTCACCATCGGGAATTTTCCCTATAACTTTGAAACCAAAAATATTAAGAGGCATTTTGCGCCCGGGTCCTCAGGGACCAATTATCCGTGGGACATTAATCTGTCAATTTGCGCGATGTCGATAAGTAGGTAA